One part of the Sulfolobales archaeon genome encodes these proteins:
- a CDS encoding molybdopterin biosynthesis protein: DSFGRVLAEDIYSSIDVPPFDRSTMDGYAVRSEDLYGASEITPVTLKIVGRIDPGDVKHISIGRGEAVEISTGAPIPPGADSVLMVEYTKRSGDEVVAYRSVTPGENIMPSGSDIMLGELVLRRCSVIGEREVGVLASIGVKRVRVYRRPRVAVISTGRELIPPGSPLEFGKIYDVNSYTISHALRRLGAEPLLLGIAGDDPKEIRDMVEKGLELGDMVILSGGTSAGLSDITYKVLSDIGPPGIVVHGLKVKPGKPTVISISRDGKLVIGLPGYPSSALMIFDLVVKPLIKRMLCLPEERHVIKARLALRVEGARGRRLLLPVSLVDVGSYIAAYSLPSESGAIATIAQADGYTIIPENVEFAVEGEEVYVNLFSPTYMPADLYIVGSHDLGLDRLIPLIRGYKVKTIYVGSIGGIVSIKRGEADIAGIHLVDSETMEYNIPFLKRYGVNNAYLVKGYMREQGIIVPKGNPHGIRDVRDIIRKNLRIVNRGRNTGTRILLDSILRAIAREEGISFDELVSRIRGYYYEAKTHTAVAAAIAQGRADAGIGIRAAAHMYGLDFISLGWERYDFLVQIARIGKESVRSFLEMLRSSEFAEILSSIPGYMVPKDIGEIIWKP, translated from the coding sequence GATAGCTTTGGGCGTGTTCTGGCTGAGGATATATATTCAAGTATTGATGTACCGCCATTCGACAGATCTACTATGGATGGCTATGCAGTGAGATCCGAAGATCTATATGGTGCTAGTGAGATAACACCAGTAACTCTTAAGATCGTTGGAAGGATAGATCCTGGGGATGTTAAACATATATCAATAGGCCGGGGAGAGGCTGTTGAGATCTCTACAGGAGCTCCTATCCCTCCTGGCGCTGATTCTGTTTTGATGGTTGAGTATACAAAGAGATCTGGGGATGAGGTGGTAGCATATAGATCTGTAACCCCTGGGGAGAACATCATGCCCTCGGGATCAGATATAATGTTGGGGGAGCTTGTCCTTAGAAGATGTAGTGTTATAGGTGAGAGGGAGGTAGGTGTCCTAGCCTCTATAGGTGTTAAAAGGGTGAGGGTATATAGAAGGCCGAGGGTTGCTGTGATCTCAACTGGGAGGGAGCTTATCCCCCCTGGATCTCCTCTAGAGTTTGGGAAGATCTATGATGTTAACTCCTACACAATAAGCCATGCCCTCAGAAGGCTTGGGGCTGAACCCCTTCTTCTAGGGATAGCTGGGGATGATCCCAAGGAGATCAGGGATATGGTTGAGAAGGGGTTAGAGCTAGGTGATATGGTGATCCTATCTGGTGGGACCTCGGCAGGACTTTCAGATATAACATATAAGGTGCTCAGCGATATAGGCCCTCCTGGGATAGTTGTTCACGGCCTTAAGGTGAAGCCTGGAAAGCCAACCGTGATCTCGATATCTAGGGATGGGAAGCTGGTTATAGGCTTGCCCGGCTATCCAAGCTCTGCCCTAATGATCTTCGACTTGGTTGTGAAGCCCCTTATAAAGAGGATGCTATGCCTGCCTGAGGAGAGGCATGTTATAAAGGCTAGGCTTGCTCTGAGGGTTGAGGGTGCTAGGGGTAGGAGGCTTCTGCTCCCAGTAAGCCTTGTGGATGTGGGGAGCTATATAGCTGCATATTCCCTGCCCTCTGAGTCAGGGGCTATAGCTACTATTGCTCAGGCCGATGGATATACGATCATCCCGGAGAATGTTGAGTTCGCTGTTGAGGGTGAGGAGGTCTATGTGAATCTCTTCTCACCAACATATATGCCAGCAGATCTATATATCGTTGGCAGCCACGATCTAGGTCTTGACAGGCTCATACCACTTATCAGAGGCTATAAGGTTAAAACAATATATGTTGGCTCGATCGGTGGTATAGTGTCTATTAAAAGGGGCGAGGCCGATATAGCTGGTATACATCTAGTGGATAGCGAGACCATGGAGTATAACATACCATTTCTAAAGAGATATGGTGTTAACAATGCATATCTGGTTAAAGGCTATATGAGGGAGCAGGGGATAATAGTCCCTAAGGGGAACCCACATGGCATAAGGGATGTGAGGGATATAATCAGGAAGAACCTCAGAATCGTTAATAGGGGGAGGAACACAGGGACAAGGATTCTTCTAGACAGCATCTTAAGAGCAATAGCTAGGGAAGAGGGTATCTCATTCGACGAGCTTGTCTCGAGGATAAGGGGTTATTACTATGAGGCGAAAACCCACACAGCTGTTGCTGCAGCAATAGCCCAGGGGAGGGCAGATGCCGGGATCGGGATTAGGGCTGCGGCCCATATGTATGGGCTAGACTTTATAAGCCTTGGATGGGAGAGATATGATTTCCTGGTACAGATAGCTAGAATTGGTAAGGAGTCTGTTAGATCATTTCTAGAGATGCTTAGAAGCAGCGAGTTCGCAGAGATCCTCTCATCGATCCCAGGCTATATGGTTCCCAAGGATATAGGGGAGATCATATGGAAGCCATAG
- a CDS encoding molybdopterin-dependent oxidoreductase — MGGDGGVDRSRRAFLKLASIASAALALSATSIVDAQSPVPYKAWKTRWSLGEIGGKTDIIRAKVTPVICPYCSMGCSIDFYTVGDKIIWTSGSPDSYINWGALCPKGDAAFQLVDNDLRVLYPMIRTGPKPPVEEILSAKSWDELVAIVKKYPPKWKIVSWDEAFRYIAEKLTAILEEWRSKTGAPKQKDGYYYIGSSVPVQVIGSSILLNEEAFLTKKLAVFLGTANMDSQFRKCHSSTVTSLGVTYGWGAETASVEDVALADVVLFFSSPAENHPLSFWYFWKGKRERGTIFITFDPRLSRTAMVSDIWVPFRSGSDTAILLYILHYAFFERNPPIDQLDEFKRLMSRWNITQDDLNELKDLVSQYNAEEVSRISGVPVDLLRTVARIYVERSGVVTNHKKHGIIQWAMGFTQHTNATINIIRAAAIVQLLLGNVGFPGGGTHPFRGHSNVQGANDVQGSGIESLPGYHGHPTSAAEVRLYQDWKLQGMPDAWNWEVPDWALKSFPALQASAKKGQADLNKVLQVFKFYGWRRFELLWGLFCGTDPEDDPVNGTVICDFHFGTGSTEVVFPRRALNKEIRAALVFGENPAVTNPNAKIIWAALASLDLLVVSDIFETETAWFADVLLPAAAFAEKEGTRTDGNRVIQWSYKALEPKGVSRPDYWIVVKLFDYLYRAGAIKLPSMVYGKNVERVKFRVGGRVVDVYERIIDPKASWNYAGGTGNATPIGPIEAEVNPRIISKEISYSTLIYDGIYNPVRDEFTTMRRNSTLRKEGEIDGLFSKAFGVYKNWGWSWPQNVRFLYNYDSLVAVLGTSYRFTAAGREWVVTGETGEWIDEYTGEYRPAFIPGHNFWEPRAFKRRLSGISDLWGGANIMMFIRTGQLEFPAKSFVVIQDGDVKILSFQEFVALTGMRYLWANDTLYWDEQTASMKAAVKRPFFPGDSWAKYKPVYEQFRSKLQQYYSQTGSMKQAVLKVIDEMKGWYAGYNFSYPIHTEPAESPDPELAIKYPTIAWINPYNVMVLKEQPDITSGKPVGLALVPSELKERGELVVLTTNRLTEMFHSGAMTRNLPLLSQLVPEPFAYIPEPLAAKLGIKSGDYVEIATARGVIRLKAFVTKGEAVVRVNNKDLPVVNLIWAFSFQGRTTGPQANFLNPDVGDVVTTIQESKAWIGFVRRAG; from the coding sequence ATGGGTGGGGATGGAGGGGTAGATAGATCTAGGAGGGCTTTTCTCAAGCTAGCCTCGATAGCATCGGCGGCTTTAGCACTATCGGCTACATCTATAGTTGATGCCCAGTCCCCAGTCCCATATAAGGCTTGGAAGACTAGATGGTCCCTCGGTGAGATAGGGGGTAAGACGGATATTATAAGGGCTAAGGTAACGCCCGTGATATGTCCTTACTGCTCTATGGGCTGTAGCATTGACTTCTACACAGTTGGTGATAAGATAATATGGACATCAGGCTCCCCAGACTCATATATCAACTGGGGTGCTCTCTGTCCTAAGGGGGATGCTGCGTTCCAGCTTGTAGACAACGATCTGAGGGTTCTATATCCAATGATAAGAACCGGTCCGAAGCCCCCTGTTGAGGAGATACTGAGTGCTAAGAGCTGGGATGAGCTTGTTGCGATTGTGAAGAAGTATCCGCCTAAGTGGAAGATTGTTTCGTGGGATGAGGCGTTCAGATATATTGCTGAGAAGCTAACAGCTATTCTAGAGGAATGGAGATCCAAGACTGGGGCTCCTAAGCAGAAGGATGGCTACTACTACATAGGATCATCTGTTCCGGTCCAGGTAATAGGCTCCTCAATACTTCTCAATGAAGAGGCATTCCTCACTAAGAAGCTTGCAGTGTTTCTAGGAACCGCTAACATGGATTCACAGTTTAGAAAGTGCCACAGCTCGACAGTAACTAGCTTAGGTGTAACATATGGCTGGGGTGCTGAGACTGCTAGTGTAGAGGATGTGGCTCTAGCTGATGTGGTTCTCTTCTTCTCAAGCCCTGCCGAGAATCACCCGCTCTCATTCTGGTACTTCTGGAAGGGTAAGAGGGAGAGGGGGACTATCTTCATAACATTCGATCCGAGGCTCTCTAGAACTGCTATGGTTTCTGATATATGGGTTCCATTCAGATCAGGGTCGGATACAGCTATACTCCTCTATATCCTACACTATGCATTCTTCGAGAGAAACCCACCTATAGATCAGCTTGATGAGTTTAAGAGGCTTATGAGTAGGTGGAACATAACGCAGGATGATCTTAACGAGCTAAAGGATCTCGTATCGCAGTATAACGCTGAGGAGGTATCAAGGATCTCTGGGGTACCTGTAGATCTTCTGAGAACAGTTGCTAGAATCTATGTTGAGAGGAGCGGAGTGGTTACGAACCATAAGAAGCATGGCATAATCCAGTGGGCCATGGGCTTCACGCAGCATACAAACGCCACGATAAACATTATAAGAGCTGCAGCGATAGTACAGCTCCTACTAGGCAACGTAGGCTTCCCAGGAGGAGGTACGCATCCGTTCAGGGGGCACAGCAATGTTCAGGGGGCGAACGATGTTCAGGGATCGGGGATAGAGTCTCTGCCAGGCTATCATGGGCATCCAACAAGCGCTGCCGAGGTAAGGCTCTACCAGGACTGGAAGCTCCAGGGGATGCCAGATGCATGGAATTGGGAGGTTCCTGATTGGGCTTTAAAGTCCTTCCCAGCTCTACAGGCTAGTGCTAAGAAGGGGCAGGCAGATCTGAATAAGGTTCTCCAGGTATTCAAGTTCTATGGATGGAGGAGGTTCGAGCTTCTCTGGGGGCTATTCTGTGGAACAGACCCTGAGGATGATCCCGTTAACGGTACTGTCATATGTGACTTCCACTTCGGAACAGGGAGCACAGAGGTTGTCTTTCCGAGAAGGGCTCTGAATAAGGAGATAAGGGCTGCCCTAGTATTTGGAGAGAACCCAGCTGTCACTAACCCCAATGCCAAGATCATATGGGCTGCCCTAGCATCCCTAGATCTCCTCGTGGTTAGCGATATATTTGAGACGGAGACAGCTTGGTTCGCAGATGTGCTTCTACCAGCAGCTGCCTTTGCTGAGAAAGAGGGTACTAGGACAGATGGTAACAGGGTTATCCAGTGGAGCTATAAGGCCCTAGAGCCTAAGGGGGTCTCGAGGCCTGATTACTGGATAGTTGTCAAGCTATTTGACTACCTATATAGAGCCGGGGCTATAAAGCTCCCAAGCATGGTTTATGGTAAGAATGTTGAGAGGGTGAAGTTCAGAGTAGGGGGTAGGGTTGTGGATGTTTATGAGAGGATCATAGATCCCAAGGCTTCGTGGAACTATGCTGGGGGTACTGGTAATGCAACACCTATAGGGCCTATAGAGGCTGAGGTGAACCCGAGGATCATAAGTAAGGAGATAAGCTACTCAACACTGATCTATGATGGGATATATAACCCCGTTAGAGATGAGTTCACAACCATGAGGAGGAACTCAACGCTTAGGAAGGAGGGTGAGATAGATGGTCTCTTTAGCAAGGCATTCGGAGTATATAAGAACTGGGGCTGGTCATGGCCCCAGAATGTGAGGTTCCTCTACAACTACGACTCCCTCGTTGCTGTCCTCGGAACTAGCTATAGATTCACAGCAGCTGGTAGAGAGTGGGTAGTGACTGGGGAGACAGGCGAGTGGATCGATGAGTATACAGGTGAGTATAGGCCGGCATTCATACCCGGCCATAACTTCTGGGAGCCCAGGGCCTTTAAGAGGAGGCTCAGCGGGATCTCTGATCTATGGGGAGGTGCTAATATAATGATGTTCATTAGAACCGGGCAGCTGGAGTTCCCCGCCAAGAGCTTCGTTGTTATCCAGGATGGGGATGTGAAGATACTATCCTTCCAAGAGTTTGTAGCCCTCACGGGTATGAGGTATCTATGGGCCAACGACACCCTCTACTGGGACGAGCAGACAGCTAGTATGAAGGCGGCTGTTAAAAGACCATTCTTCCCAGGCGATAGCTGGGCTAAGTATAAGCCTGTCTATGAGCAGTTTAGATCTAAGCTCCAGCAATACTATAGCCAGACTGGGAGTATGAAGCAGGCAGTGCTAAAGGTTATAGATGAGATGAAGGGATGGTACGCAGGATATAACTTCAGCTACCCAATACACACGGAGCCCGCAGAATCTCCAGATCCTGAGCTTGCGATTAAATACCCAACAATAGCGTGGATCAACCCATACAATGTTATGGTTCTCAAGGAGCAGCCAGACATAACATCTGGAAAACCCGTCGGGCTTGCCCTGGTTCCAAGTGAGCTGAAGGAGAGGGGAGAGCTTGTTGTGCTAACAACAAACAGGCTTACAGAGATGTTCCACAGCGGCGCTATGACAAGGAACCTGCCCCTGCTATCACAGCTCGTGCCGGAGCCCTTCGCATATATACCGGAGCCCCTAGCAGCTAAGCTAGGTATAAAGTCTGGTGACTATGTTGAGATAGCAACTGCGAGGGGTGTTATAAGGCTAAAGGCCTTTGTAACAAAGGGAGAGGCTGTTGTCAGGGTGAACAACAAGGATCTGCCGGTGGTTAACCTGATATGGGCCTTCAGCTTCCAGGGGAGAACCACTGGGCCTCAGGCTAACTTCCTAAACCCAGATGTGGGGGATGTGGTTACAACTATACAGGAGTCAAAGGCATGGATAGGTTTTGTAAGGAGGGCGGGGTGA
- a CDS encoding molybdenum cofactor guanylyltransferase → MAREHHIWRDQGVLMKICGIILSGGMSRRFQRPGEPWVDKALYPIKGKPMIRIIYELLLSLSDTVIVSTGIQERAEIYRRVLGDAIYVGDVEGFAGPLSGLLASLSICPYEYAVAVPVDMPYIGADLLRELLARLSIHDVSSPILPNGLVETTVVAMRRSIAKDVLEILRKYGRARLADLHRGVPKIYLLNMKKHGFDPIMIANINRREDIDRRVEYPEGPLDSDVDISRSYSIEDIENPSNERLRGSLWWTLRTGDPYDEVRLYLGKGVYMFAAYALEDSKNILERYVGRMLLESVFSGLT, encoded by the coding sequence ATGGCTAGAGAGCATCATATATGGAGAGATCAGGGTGTTCTAATGAAAATATGTGGGATCATACTTAGCGGTGGCATGTCAAGAAGATTCCAACGTCCAGGCGAGCCGTGGGTAGATAAGGCTCTATACCCAATTAAGGGGAAGCCGATGATAAGGATTATATATGAGTTGCTCCTAAGCCTCTCAGACACAGTTATAGTCTCTACAGGGATCCAGGAGAGGGCCGAGATATATAGGAGGGTTCTAGGCGATGCTATCTATGTAGGGGATGTAGAGGGGTTTGCAGGGCCTCTCTCAGGCCTCCTAGCATCTCTAAGCATATGCCCATATGAATATGCAGTAGCTGTTCCCGTGGATATGCCCTATATAGGGGCTGACCTTCTGAGGGAACTCCTAGCCAGGCTATCAATCCATGATGTATCATCACCGATCCTTCCAAATGGATTGGTGGAAACCACCGTAGTTGCTATGAGAAGATCTATTGCGAAGGATGTTCTAGAGATCCTCAGGAAATATGGGAGGGCAAGGCTAGCGGATCTACATAGAGGGGTTCCTAAAATATATCTACTCAATATGAAGAAACACGGCTTCGACCCCATAATGATTGCTAACATAAATAGGAGAGAGGATATAGATAGGAGGGTTGAATATCCAGAAGGCCCGCTCGATAGCGATGTCGATATAAGTAGGAGCTATAGCATAGAGGATATAGAGAATCCCTCCAACGAGAGGCTCAGGGGTAGCCTTTGGTGGACCCTGAGAACAGGGGATCCCTATGATGAGGTGAGGCTATACCTTGGTAAGGGCGTCTATATGTTTGCAGCATATGCTCTAGAGGATTCCAAAAATATCCTTGAGAGGTACGTTGGAAGGATGCTTCTGGAGAGCGTGTTTAGCGGTTTAACATGA